A part of Haladaptatus caseinilyticus genomic DNA contains:
- a CDS encoding helix-turn-helix transcriptional regulator translates to MTNSEPNQDTSAGSHENESALDFVSYNLPTDLTAFQAHLLCLIYRLGPAEGVDLQEALEDLYPEPINHGRLYPGLDRLVEKGLISKQTKASDKRRNVYATVGRGDWAVEEYYQFLHDIVTAE, encoded by the coding sequence ATGACTAATTCAGAACCTAACCAAGACACCTCTGCTGGCTCACACGAGAACGAATCCGCTCTTGATTTCGTGTCCTATAATCTCCCAACCGATCTCACCGCATTTCAGGCACACTTATTGTGTCTTATCTACCGGTTAGGACCTGCTGAAGGCGTCGATCTACAAGAAGCTCTAGAAGATCTCTATCCAGAACCGATCAATCACGGCCGATTATATCCCGGTCTCGATCGACTTGTCGAGAAAGGGTTGATCTCGAAGCAGACGAAAGCAAGCGATAAGCGACGGAATGTGTATGCGACCGTTGGACGGGGTGACTGGGCGGTTGAGGAATACTACCAATTCCTTCATGATATCGTCACGGCTGAGTAG
- a CDS encoding CBS domain-containing protein — MEDVLVGRIMSTDLHTVSPETLVEETAQKMLKNEIGSVVVVGSDNQLIGIMTTTDFVNVVAEKQPKDETPVKTYMTTDVVTATAQESIRDVADTMLKHGFHHMPVVDETEGVIGMISTTDLAAYISHVQTPSPS; from the coding sequence ATGGAAGATGTCCTCGTTGGACGAATTATGTCTACCGACCTGCATACCGTTTCGCCAGAAACGCTCGTAGAAGAGACAGCACAAAAAATGCTCAAAAACGAAATTGGCTCGGTTGTCGTCGTTGGGAGTGATAACCAGCTTATTGGTATAATGACAACTACCGATTTTGTCAACGTCGTCGCCGAGAAACAACCGAAAGACGAGACACCTGTCAAGACCTACATGACGACTGATGTGGTTACTGCGACAGCACAGGAATCCATCCGTGACGTCGCGGACACGATGCTCAAACACGGGTTCCATCACATGCCCGTCGTGGACGAAACCGAGGGAGTCATTGGGATGATATCAACGACAGATCTTGCCGCGTACATTTCACACGTCCAGACACCGAGTCCATCGTAA